One window of the Perca flavescens isolate YP-PL-M2 chromosome 5, PFLA_1.0, whole genome shotgun sequence genome contains the following:
- the rab35b gene encoding ras-related protein Rab-35b isoform X1, protein MARDYDYLFKLLIIGDSGVGKSSLLLRFADNTFSGSYITTIGVDFKIRTVEINGEKVKLQIWDTAGQERFRTITSTYYRGTHGVIVVYDVTSAESFVNVKRWLHEINQNCDDVCRILVGNKNDNPNSKVVETTDAQKFAEQMGINLFETSAKENINVEEMFNCITELVLRAKKEVLAKQQQQQQNDVVKLTRNSKRKKKCC, encoded by the exons ATGGCCAGGGACTACGATTACCTCTTCAAGCTGCTCATCATCGGTGACAGCG GAGTTGGGAAGAGCAGTCTCCTCCTGCGATTTGCAGACAACACATTTTCAG GTAGCTATATCACCACGATCGGCGTGGACTTTAAGATCCGGACAGTGGAGATCAACGGGGAGAAGGTGAAGCTACAGATCTGGGATACAGCAGGGCAGGAGCGCTTCCGCACCATCACCTCCAC ATACTACAGGGGGACGCACGGGGTCATAGTGGTATACGACGTCACGAGTGCCGAGTCCTTTGTCAACGTCAAACGATGGCTACATGAAATCAACCAGAACTGTGACGACGTGTGCCGAATATTAG TGGGAAACAAAAACGACAACCCCAACTCCAAGGTGGTCGAGACGACTGACGCGCAAAAGTTTGCAGAGCAGATGGGAATCAACCTGTTTGAGACGAGTGCAAAAGAGAACATCAACGTCGAAGAG ATGTTCAACTGCATCACCGAGCTAGTGCTAAGAGCCAAGAAGGAGGTGCTCgccaagcagcagcagcagcaacagaacGACGTGGTCAAACTCACCCGGAACAGTAAACGAAAGAAAAAGTGCTGCTAG
- the rab35b gene encoding ras-related protein Rab-35b isoform X2 yields the protein MARDYDYLFKLLIIGDSGVGKSSLLLRFADNTFSGSYITTIGVDFKIRTVEINGEKVKLQIWDTAGQERFRTITSTYYRGTHGVIVVYDVTSAESFVNVKRWLHEINQNCDDVCRILDVQLHHRASAKSQEGGARQAAAAATERRGQTHPEQ from the exons ATGGCCAGGGACTACGATTACCTCTTCAAGCTGCTCATCATCGGTGACAGCG GAGTTGGGAAGAGCAGTCTCCTCCTGCGATTTGCAGACAACACATTTTCAG GTAGCTATATCACCACGATCGGCGTGGACTTTAAGATCCGGACAGTGGAGATCAACGGGGAGAAGGTGAAGCTACAGATCTGGGATACAGCAGGGCAGGAGCGCTTCCGCACCATCACCTCCAC ATACTACAGGGGGACGCACGGGGTCATAGTGGTATACGACGTCACGAGTGCCGAGTCCTTTGTCAACGTCAAACGATGGCTACATGAAATCAACCAGAACTGTGACGACGTGTGCCGAATATTAG ATGTTCAACTGCATCACCGAGCTAGTGCTAAGAGCCAAGAAGGAGGTGCTCgccaagcagcagcagcagcaacagaacGACGTGGTCAAACTCACCCGGAACAGTAA